From Eleftheria terrae, the proteins below share one genomic window:
- a CDS encoding SMP-30/gluconolactonase/LRE family protein yields the protein MSEHSAAAPRLLGPVNEVWRAGATLGEGCCWSPSRQALYWVDILEQRLMRYTPATGQREHWSLPDTVSAVAERRDGPGLIVTLRRGFAFFDPDAPGGRLQRLHEPDGEPPGNRFNDGKCDAQGHFWGATMDFDASAPTGVLYRFDSQQRCSRMFDARFPVTNGPTWSPDGRTLYFNDTARRDTYAFDVDPVSGTLSGQRHWNRFSEQEGHPDGMTTDAQGRLWMAHWGGSRVTCRDPLTARELARVELPTAHITNVAFGGPTLSTLFITSARFGLSDSQLAAQVQAGSLFSVETDATGLAAHRYAG from the coding sequence ATGAGTGAACACAGCGCTGCGGCCCCGCGGCTGCTCGGACCGGTGAACGAAGTCTGGCGCGCCGGCGCCACCTTGGGCGAAGGCTGCTGCTGGTCGCCGTCGCGGCAGGCGCTCTACTGGGTGGACATCCTCGAGCAGCGGCTGATGCGCTACACGCCGGCCACCGGGCAGCGGGAACACTGGTCGCTGCCGGACACCGTCTCGGCGGTGGCCGAGCGCCGCGACGGCCCCGGCCTGATCGTCACGCTGCGACGTGGCTTCGCCTTCTTCGATCCCGACGCCCCGGGCGGGCGGCTGCAACGGCTGCACGAGCCGGACGGCGAGCCGCCGGGCAACCGCTTCAACGACGGCAAGTGCGACGCCCAGGGCCACTTCTGGGGCGCGACCATGGACTTCGACGCCTCGGCTCCCACCGGCGTGCTCTACCGCTTCGACAGCCAGCAGCGCTGCAGCAGGATGTTCGATGCCCGCTTTCCCGTCACCAACGGCCCCACCTGGTCGCCCGACGGCCGCACCCTGTACTTCAACGACACCGCGCGGCGCGACACCTATGCCTTCGACGTCGATCCCGTCAGCGGCACGCTGTCGGGCCAGCGCCACTGGAACCGCTTCAGCGAGCAGGAAGGCCATCCCGATGGCATGACGACCGACGCACAGGGCCGGCTGTGGATGGCGCACTGGGGCGGCAGTCGCGTGACCTGCCGCGACCCGCTCACCGCCCGGGAACTGGCGCGGGTCGAACTGCCGACCGCGCATATCACCAACGTCGCCTTCGGCGGGCCGACGCTGAGCACGCTCTTCATCACCAGCGCCCGCTTCGGCCTCAGCGATTCGCAACTGGCCGCCCAGGTGCAGGCCGGCTCGCTGTTCAGCGTCGAGACCGATGCCACCGGCCTGGCAGCCCACCGGTACGCCGGCTGA
- a CDS encoding Coq4 family protein: MRVAHPLSRPAVLPLSARLNRARLWAVALFKCWRRPFSVPALSALSRAVRSGRAHRDAVQYMLSDPRVAELCRQRYTGGSSPPGALLCQPPGSLGHEVAVAVLASPASEAGWREPLEPDAAQAGEDDYLAGRVRQLHEVAHVLTGFAGNEVAGALGLQAFWAAQTRRPFSIALLALGLLRTLARPAELPRTLSQIAKGWLLGFAAQPLLAQRFEDDWARPVEQWRRELGLVHERSLDLRNTVASMLRPLPASAAAAPASSRPKR; the protein is encoded by the coding sequence ATGCGAGTCGCGCACCCGTTGTCACGCCCAGCCGTGCTGCCATTGTCGGCGCGCCTGAACCGGGCCCGCCTGTGGGCCGTGGCGTTGTTCAAGTGCTGGCGGCGGCCATTCTCGGTCCCCGCCCTGTCCGCGCTCTCGCGGGCCGTGCGCAGCGGCCGGGCGCACCGAGACGCGGTGCAGTACATGCTGTCCGACCCGCGCGTGGCCGAGTTGTGCCGCCAGCGCTACACCGGCGGCAGCAGTCCCCCGGGCGCGCTGTTGTGCCAGCCGCCCGGGTCACTCGGGCATGAAGTGGCCGTGGCGGTGCTGGCGTCGCCCGCGTCGGAGGCCGGCTGGCGCGAGCCGCTGGAGCCTGACGCCGCCCAGGCCGGCGAGGACGACTACCTCGCCGGGCGGGTGCGCCAACTGCACGAGGTGGCCCATGTGCTGACCGGCTTTGCCGGCAATGAAGTGGCCGGTGCGCTGGGACTGCAGGCCTTCTGGGCGGCGCAGACGCGCCGCCCGTTCAGCATTGCGCTGCTGGCGCTGGGCCTGCTGCGAACGCTGGCCCGGCCCGCCGAGCTGCCGCGCACCTTGAGCCAGATCGCCAAGGGCTGGCTGCTCGGCTTTGCCGCGCAGCCGCTGCTGGCCCAGCGCTTCGAGGACGACTGGGCCCGGCCGGTGGAGCAGTGGCGCCGCGAGCTGGGCCTGGTGCACGAGCGTTCCCTGGACCTGCGCAACACCGTGGCATCGATGCTGCGCCCGCTGCCGGCCTCGGCCGCGGCGGCGCCCGCTTCCTCGCGGCCCAAGCGTTGA
- a CDS encoding CHASE domain-containing protein, translating into MIPRPSGDPAAQQRAAGRGTGRRLRAWVVLVAGLLLSAAAALLAVRLQERAAQHDLRERARIVAGIVEQRVGRWAEVLQGVRGLFAARAGTVSAAEFRDYYDHLELPRRYPGFLSLQFVRHVPHAQKDAFEAAVRSDRSLLPGGNPGFVVRPPGTRPDYYVTHYIEPMAGNQVAFGFDAAATTARREALERARDAGTMIGSGRLQLVQTGPQAGYVLRAPVYRAGMPRDTVAQRRAAFIGLATVALHMEDFITALLPDAQLEHLDFRLNDLGWAGQAVAAPTPGNLLYDTSARRPVPRRSEAALVHVIDVPVGGRLWRFEFQERNGALGLAQPLLVALAGGLISVLVFRLLQLQSAARERLEARVAERTAELALANEALRSSEERLELALAGADLALWDWDLANDTLVWNQRWLEMRGYRADEAKSEVSFWKSLIHPEDRPAVLAALQAHLEGRQPAYSAEYRVRTRDGHWLWLLDRGRVVARDAAGRPLRITGTNLDISERKRGEEDRVTAATASRLASVKDEFMARMSHELRTPLNAILGFAQLLERDPSSLLTPSQLERVQQIQRAGAHLVAMVSDLLDLSAIEGGRVPMARQPVMLGEVLSEALDLVRSQAQAAGVTLIDRVGPSRDAVMADPLRLRQVMVNLLTNAIKYNRRGGSVTVAAQSRGAQQRAVSVADTGVGLRAEQIGKLFQPFERLGAQRSEIPGTGLGLALSRRLVDMMGGHIEVSSEVGHGACFTLVLPACRAGEAGGAPPMAAPPEPPASDLGLTVLYVEDDDVNVTVVQGMLALRPSVRLLIARSGAKALELLAHERPDLLLVDMQLGDMHGIELRRRLAADPALAAVPCVGLSGDALPAQRQAALDAGFEQYLTKPVQLDELLGVIDRQARARAAQPQARAGGRS; encoded by the coding sequence TTGATTCCCCGCCCATCCGGCGATCCGGCGGCGCAACAGCGGGCGGCCGGCCGGGGCACCGGTCGCCGCCTGCGGGCCTGGGTGGTGCTGGTGGCTGGGCTGCTGCTCAGCGCGGCGGCCGCCCTGCTGGCGGTCCGGCTGCAGGAGCGGGCAGCGCAGCACGACCTGCGGGAGCGGGCCCGCATCGTCGCCGGCATCGTGGAGCAGCGGGTGGGCCGCTGGGCCGAAGTGCTGCAAGGGGTGCGCGGGCTGTTCGCCGCACGTGCAGGGACCGTCTCCGCCGCCGAGTTCCGGGACTACTACGACCACCTGGAACTGCCGCGGCGCTATCCCGGCTTCCTGTCGCTGCAGTTCGTGCGCCATGTGCCGCACGCGCAGAAGGACGCCTTCGAAGCCGCGGTGCGGAGCGACCGCAGCCTCCTGCCTGGCGGGAACCCGGGCTTCGTGGTGCGGCCGCCCGGCACGCGGCCCGACTACTACGTGACGCACTACATCGAGCCCATGGCGGGCAACCAGGTGGCCTTCGGCTTCGATGCGGCCGCCACGACGGCGCGGCGCGAGGCGCTGGAGCGGGCCCGCGACGCCGGGACGATGATCGGCTCCGGGCGCCTGCAGCTGGTGCAGACCGGGCCGCAGGCCGGCTATGTGCTGCGGGCGCCGGTCTACCGGGCCGGCATGCCGCGCGACACGGTGGCGCAGCGCCGGGCGGCTTTCATCGGCCTGGCCACCGTCGCCTTGCACATGGAGGACTTCATCACCGCGCTGCTGCCCGATGCGCAGCTCGAACACCTGGACTTCCGCCTCAACGACCTGGGTTGGGCCGGCCAGGCGGTGGCGGCACCGACGCCCGGCAACCTGCTCTACGACACCTCAGCCCGCCGGCCGGTGCCGCGGCGCAGCGAGGCGGCCCTGGTCCATGTGATCGACGTTCCGGTGGGCGGGCGGCTGTGGCGCTTCGAGTTCCAAGAGCGCAACGGCGCCCTCGGCCTGGCGCAGCCGCTGCTCGTCGCGCTGGCCGGTGGGCTCATCAGCGTGCTGGTGTTCCGGCTGCTGCAGTTGCAGAGCGCCGCACGCGAACGCCTGGAAGCGCGGGTGGCCGAGCGCACGGCCGAACTGGCGCTGGCCAACGAAGCGCTGCGCAGCAGTGAAGAGCGCCTCGAGCTGGCACTGGCCGGTGCCGACCTGGCGCTGTGGGACTGGGATCTGGCAAACGACACCCTGGTGTGGAACCAGCGCTGGCTGGAGATGCGCGGCTACCGGGCCGATGAAGCGAAGTCCGAGGTGTCGTTCTGGAAAAGCCTGATCCATCCCGAGGACCGGCCGGCGGTGCTGGCGGCGCTGCAGGCGCACCTGGAGGGACGGCAGCCGGCCTATTCCGCCGAGTACCGGGTGCGCACCCGCGATGGCCACTGGCTCTGGCTGCTCGACCGTGGCCGGGTGGTGGCGCGCGACGCCGCAGGCCGCCCCTTGCGCATCACCGGCACCAACCTCGACATCAGCGAGCGCAAGCGCGGCGAGGAGGACCGCGTCACCGCCGCCACCGCGAGCCGGCTGGCCAGCGTGAAGGACGAGTTCATGGCCCGCATGAGCCACGAACTGCGTACGCCGCTGAATGCCATCCTCGGGTTTGCACAGCTGCTGGAGCGCGACCCGTCGAGCCTGCTGACGCCGAGCCAGCTCGAACGCGTGCAGCAGATCCAGCGCGCCGGGGCCCACCTGGTGGCGATGGTGAGCGACCTGCTCGACCTGTCGGCCATCGAGGGCGGCCGGGTGCCGATGGCGCGCCAGCCGGTGATGCTCGGCGAGGTGTTGTCCGAGGCGCTCGACCTGGTGCGCAGCCAGGCGCAGGCCGCCGGTGTGACGCTGATCGACCGAGTCGGCCCCTCGCGCGATGCGGTGATGGCCGATCCGCTGCGGCTGCGTCAGGTGATGGTGAACCTGCTCACCAACGCGATCAAGTACAACCGGCGCGGCGGCAGCGTCACGGTGGCGGCCCAGTCGCGGGGAGCGCAGCAACGGGCGGTGTCGGTGGCGGACACGGGCGTGGGTTTGCGGGCGGAGCAGATCGGCAAGCTCTTCCAGCCTTTCGAGCGGCTCGGGGCGCAGCGGTCGGAGATCCCGGGAACCGGCCTGGGCCTGGCCCTGTCGCGGCGCCTGGTGGACATGATGGGTGGGCACATCGAGGTGAGCAGCGAAGTCGGCCACGGCGCCTGCTTCACGCTGGTGCTGCCGGCCTGCCGCGCTGGCGAGGCAGGCGGTGCACCGCCGATGGCGGCACCGCCGGAGCCGCCCGCCAGTGATCTCGGCCTGACCGTGCTGTATGTCGAGGACGATGATGTCAACGTCACGGTGGTGCAGGGCATGCTGGCCTTGCGGCCCTCGGTCCGCTTGCTGATCGCCCGCAGCGGCGCCAAGGCGCTGGAGCTGCTCGCCCACGAGCGGCCCGACCTGCTGCTGGTGGACATGCAGCTGGGCGACATGCATGGCATCGAGCTGCGCCGCCGGCTGGCGGCGGATCCGGCGCTGGCCGCAGTGCCGTGCGTCGGCTTGTCGGGCGACGCCTTGCCGGCGCAGCGCCAGGCAGCCCTGGACGCCGGATTCGAGCAATACCTGACCAAGCCGGTGCAACTCGACGAGTTGCTGGGCGTGATCGACCGGCAGGCCCGCGCACGGGCGGCGCAGCCGCAAGCCCGGGCGGGGGGCCGATCCTAG
- a CDS encoding TonB-dependent receptor plug domain-containing protein — protein sequence MAILRSLSATALLSAAATMAQTGPAASVDLDNGAEPYPMVLTPARLRQPLQDVPASVTVLTAETLWSFGITSLPEALRLVPGMAITQTSGPDFRINYHGTNLLSPRRMNVLVDGVSVYQPLFSRVDWKNLPVTLLDIDRIEVTRGPNSAAYGPNSMLAIVNIITKHPRDVDRATLSTTLGTRGTVDVTARLAATLGPTALRLTLSQEGDRGYDHLSRISGGGHDSTRLQRINLRSQTLLSASTRLDVDAGYVGGTKEVPFVESYQRSFPDQKVRDHFVSASITHSPEPAHEVQVLASYWRDRVRQPWFTCMPTAFVLPEMYTLWRANPGYARSILAGRRPTGGTPQDDLLAMQALQAIARLGPGGAMAPTCGTPNHNLSESRFDIELQDTYVFSDRLRTVAGLGARQHRGHSETFMGRSVRNSGGRAFGNAEFKPTDWLTVNAGAYVERDQTSGTTVSPRFAANFRLSPAQTLRLVWSRGSRTPDVHEQRTEWVYSLHDAQPPLNGSSHVRFFQSAHSTGGLRSERITSREIGYLLNLPASGLLLDAKLFDDRLSDLISEKLQVSDFRPSNDNAVRLSGVELQLNLDLTPQWSAFAHYSYLRNHAATTVLERSQYSRHSGAAGLSHAFGGGWSASLAYYGASAEAPGQRHFGREDLAVHKRLQHDGLRGRGSLIVRRLDNKTVGYFRDVGSWPQSEYHHRLQWLGQLELNF from the coding sequence ATGGCAATCCTGCGTTCCCTGTCTGCGACGGCGCTGCTGAGTGCCGCCGCCACCATGGCCCAGACGGGGCCGGCCGCCAGCGTCGACCTCGACAATGGCGCCGAACCCTATCCCATGGTGCTCACACCGGCGCGGCTGCGGCAGCCACTGCAGGACGTGCCGGCCAGCGTCACGGTGCTGACGGCTGAAACGCTGTGGAGCTTCGGCATCACCAGCCTGCCGGAGGCCTTGCGCCTGGTGCCCGGCATGGCCATCACCCAGACCAGCGGGCCCGACTTCCGCATCAACTACCACGGCACCAATCTGCTCTCGCCGCGGCGCATGAACGTGCTGGTCGACGGCGTGTCGGTGTACCAGCCGCTGTTCTCGCGGGTGGACTGGAAGAACCTGCCCGTCACCCTGCTCGACATCGACCGCATCGAGGTCACGCGTGGCCCGAACTCGGCGGCCTACGGCCCCAACTCGATGCTGGCCATCGTGAACATCATCACCAAGCATCCGCGCGATGTCGACCGAGCCACCCTGTCCACCACCCTCGGCACGCGCGGCACGGTGGACGTGACGGCGCGCCTGGCCGCCACCCTCGGCCCGACCGCGCTGCGGCTCACGCTGTCCCAGGAAGGCGACCGCGGCTACGACCACCTCTCTCGCATCAGCGGTGGCGGCCACGACAGCACCCGGCTGCAGCGCATCAACCTGCGCAGCCAGACGCTGCTGTCGGCCTCGACCCGGCTCGACGTCGATGCCGGTTATGTCGGCGGCACCAAGGAAGTGCCCTTCGTCGAGTCCTACCAGCGCAGCTTCCCGGACCAGAAGGTGCGGGACCATTTCGTGTCTGCGAGCATCACCCACAGCCCGGAGCCGGCCCACGAGGTGCAGGTGCTGGCCTCGTACTGGCGCGACCGGGTGCGCCAGCCGTGGTTCACCTGCATGCCGACGGCCTTCGTGCTGCCCGAGATGTACACGCTCTGGCGGGCCAATCCAGGCTATGCCCGGTCCATCCTGGCCGGCCGGCGCCCGACCGGCGGCACCCCGCAGGACGACCTGCTGGCGATGCAGGCCCTGCAGGCCATCGCCCGGCTGGGGCCGGGCGGCGCCATGGCACCGACCTGCGGCACGCCCAACCACAACCTGAGCGAAAGCCGCTTCGACATCGAGTTGCAGGACACCTACGTCTTCTCTGACCGGCTGCGCACCGTCGCCGGCCTGGGTGCCCGCCAGCATCGCGGGCACAGCGAGACCTTCATGGGCCGGTCGGTGCGCAATTCCGGTGGCCGTGCGTTCGGCAATGCCGAGTTCAAGCCGACCGACTGGCTCACGGTCAATGCCGGCGCGTATGTCGAGCGGGACCAGACCAGCGGCACCACCGTTTCGCCGCGCTTCGCCGCCAACTTTCGCCTGTCGCCGGCACAGACCCTGCGCCTGGTCTGGTCACGCGGCTCCCGCACGCCGGATGTGCACGAGCAGCGCACCGAGTGGGTCTACAGCCTGCACGACGCCCAGCCGCCGCTGAACGGCTCGTCGCATGTCCGCTTTTTTCAGAGCGCCCACAGCACCGGCGGGCTGCGCAGCGAGCGCATCACCTCCCGGGAAATCGGCTACCTGCTCAACCTGCCCGCAAGCGGCCTGCTGCTCGACGCCAAGCTGTTCGACGACCGCCTGAGCGACTTGATCTCCGAGAAGCTGCAGGTGTCGGACTTCCGGCCGTCGAACGACAACGCGGTCCGCCTGAGCGGCGTCGAGCTGCAGCTCAACCTGGACCTGACGCCACAGTGGTCGGCCTTTGCCCACTACTCCTACCTGCGCAACCACGCCGCCACCACCGTGCTGGAGCGCAGCCAGTACTCGCGCCACAGCGGCGCCGCCGGGCTGTCGCATGCCTTTGGTGGTGGCTGGTCGGCATCGCTGGCGTACTACGGCGCCTCCGCCGAGGCGCCGGGACAACGGCATTTCGGCCGCGAGGACCTGGCCGTGCACAAGCGTTTGCAGCATGACGGCCTGCGGGGCCGCGGCTCGTTGATCGTGCGCCGCCTGGACAACAAGACCGTCGGCTACTTCCGCGACGTCGGCAGCTGGCCTCAGAGCGAGTACCACCACCGCCTGCAGTGGCTGGGGCAGCTCGAGCTGAACTTCTGA
- a CDS encoding response regulator: MLPLSREEGRTEALVVLVVDDNVDAAVSLSCLLQLLECKTVVAYDGPTAVDVAVLVPPQLAFIDLDLPGFDGCEVLRRLKAADGLGPAVSVCLTGRGGPHDRLRCLEAGFDDFLSKPLELADLNRALQQAREAVATSSLLSLDCLPGGCAGAALALGDAGRRAS, translated from the coding sequence ATGTTGCCACTCAGCAGGGAAGAAGGTCGCACCGAGGCACTGGTCGTGCTGGTGGTGGATGACAACGTCGACGCCGCCGTCTCTCTCAGCTGCCTGCTGCAGCTGCTTGAGTGCAAGACGGTGGTGGCCTATGACGGGCCGACCGCGGTCGACGTGGCGGTGCTCGTTCCCCCGCAGCTGGCCTTCATCGACCTCGACCTGCCCGGCTTCGACGGTTGCGAGGTGCTGCGACGGCTGAAGGCCGCCGACGGGCTGGGGCCCGCCGTGTCGGTCTGCCTGACCGGGCGCGGTGGCCCGCACGACCGGCTGCGCTGCCTGGAAGCCGGCTTCGACGACTTCCTTTCCAAGCCGCTTGAACTGGCGGACCTGAACCGCGCTCTGCAACAGGCGCGCGAGGCGGTCGCGACGTCGTCGCTGTTGTCCCTCGATTGCCTGCCCGGTGGCTGTGCCGGCGCTGCCTTGGCATTGGGAGACGCCGGCCGCAGGGCCAGCTGA
- a CDS encoding response regulator transcription factor, protein MATDGIKVLIADDHPLIVEGLVSALKREHIDCVAQACEAADVLPAFEAGPPDVVIVLDIRFGEGQASGLDVARALLERHPKARIVFYSQFDQDELVREAYRLGGLSFVTKNAPVDVLAAAIRHAHEGRLYFATQIAQRLALLNVRGDESPQSKLDARELEVFKRMALGMTNLEIAEAMSLSPKTISNVSQSIKEQLGVHRPAEITRLAVRHLLISP, encoded by the coding sequence ATGGCGACAGACGGAATCAAAGTGCTGATCGCGGACGACCATCCGCTGATTGTCGAAGGCCTGGTCAGCGCCCTCAAGCGCGAGCACATCGACTGTGTGGCGCAGGCATGCGAGGCGGCCGACGTACTGCCTGCCTTCGAGGCCGGCCCGCCGGACGTGGTGATCGTTCTGGACATCCGCTTCGGCGAGGGCCAGGCATCGGGGCTCGACGTTGCACGCGCATTGCTCGAACGCCACCCGAAGGCACGCATCGTCTTCTATTCCCAGTTCGACCAGGACGAACTCGTCAGGGAAGCCTACCGGCTCGGCGGGCTCTCCTTCGTCACGAAAAACGCGCCGGTGGACGTGCTCGCCGCAGCCATCCGGCATGCGCACGAAGGCCGGCTCTACTTCGCCACGCAGATTGCGCAGCGGCTGGCGCTGCTCAATGTGCGAGGCGACGAATCGCCGCAGTCGAAGCTCGACGCCCGCGAGCTCGAGGTCTTCAAGCGCATGGCCCTGGGCATGACGAACCTCGAGATCGCCGAGGCGATGAGCCTGTCACCGAAGACCATCAGCAATGTGAGCCAGTCGATCAAGGAACAACTTGGCGTGCATCGGCCGGCCGAGATCACTCGGCTGGCGGTGCGGCACCTGCTGATCTCGCCCTGA
- a CDS encoding sensor histidine kinase, producing MRPPRRSPSITTLMLCVAILPALVMWLVVSATIYGSQLKDIRADIDERGRLLAATLAEASRYAVVSGNSAALAGTLQGLLASEPSIARIEVLGPTRQRLAGAQSAAEAGEAMPFEHPIRAQAIDVDLFDDPARPHVAGPPRDLRASPGEVLGHVRVLMSPQRLVDAKRRNLYFAGGVTLAAALGSGLLGLLLARMIHGPLAAIMAAVRDIRQGRYQVRLGSGRGGELGELQDAMAEMAGELAAARQELEEKVAHRTAALQAAVQAARAAEEEKRRLIAHGNALVEEERRRIAVEIHDQLNASLISVRLGAAALSARGGPPVAQDELERIAQRITRTTDQLYDSARRIVKRLRPEVLDTLGFCGAVAEAVRDYDTLHPECRFTLKVDERFPGLPGTLAINAYRVVQEALSNVVKHANATRVEVGLGVDEVRREIQITVYDNGCGLPTEPARGAGLGLVGMRERAWAAGGVLRIAALPSQGTRIELRVPWPRP from the coding sequence GTGAGGCCGCCTCGCCGCAGCCCCAGCATCACCACCCTGATGCTGTGCGTGGCCATCCTCCCTGCCCTGGTGATGTGGCTGGTGGTGAGCGCGACCATCTACGGCTCGCAGCTGAAGGACATCCGCGCCGACATCGACGAGCGGGGCCGCCTGCTGGCAGCCACGCTGGCCGAGGCCAGCCGCTATGCCGTCGTGTCGGGCAACAGCGCGGCACTGGCCGGCACGCTGCAGGGCCTGCTCGCCTCGGAACCCAGCATCGCGCGGATCGAGGTGCTCGGCCCCACCCGGCAACGGCTGGCCGGCGCGCAGTCGGCCGCCGAGGCGGGCGAAGCGATGCCGTTCGAGCACCCCATCCGCGCGCAAGCCATCGATGTCGACTTGTTCGACGATCCGGCACGGCCCCATGTCGCCGGCCCGCCGCGTGACCTGCGCGCATCGCCCGGCGAAGTGCTGGGCCATGTGCGGGTGCTGATGTCGCCGCAGCGGCTGGTGGATGCGAAGCGCCGCAACCTGTATTTCGCCGGTGGCGTGACCCTGGCTGCGGCCCTGGGCAGCGGCCTGCTGGGGCTGTTGCTGGCGCGCATGATCCATGGGCCGCTGGCGGCCATCATGGCCGCGGTGCGCGACATCCGGCAGGGCCGCTACCAGGTGCGCCTGGGCAGCGGCCGGGGCGGCGAGCTGGGCGAGCTGCAGGACGCCATGGCGGAGATGGCCGGCGAGCTGGCCGCCGCCCGCCAGGAGCTGGAAGAAAAAGTGGCCCATCGCACCGCGGCGCTGCAAGCCGCCGTGCAGGCAGCCCGGGCGGCGGAGGAGGAAAAACGCCGCCTCATCGCGCATGGCAATGCGCTGGTGGAGGAAGAACGCCGGCGCATCGCGGTGGAGATCCACGACCAGCTCAATGCCTCGCTGATCTCGGTGCGGCTGGGTGCGGCCGCCCTCAGCGCGCGTGGCGGCCCGCCGGTGGCCCAGGACGAACTGGAGCGCATTGCGCAGCGCATCACCCGCACCACCGACCAGCTCTACGACAGTGCCCGGCGCATCGTCAAACGGCTGCGCCCGGAGGTGCTGGACACCCTGGGCTTCTGCGGTGCGGTGGCCGAAGCGGTGCGCGACTACGACACGCTGCATCCCGAATGCCGCTTCACGCTGAAGGTCGACGAGCGCTTTCCCGGCCTGCCCGGCACGCTGGCCATCAATGCCTACCGGGTGGTGCAGGAAGCGCTGTCGAACGTGGTCAAGCATGCGAACGCCACGCGGGTCGAGGTCGGGCTGGGCGTGGACGAGGTGCGGCGCGAGATCCAGATCACCGTCTACGACAACGGTTGCGGCCTGCCCACCGAGCCGGCCCGCGGTGCCGGCCTCGGGCTGGTGGGCATGCGCGAGCGGGCCTGGGCGGCCGGCGGCGTGCTGCGCATTGCGGCCCTGCCCTCACAAGGCACCCGCATCGAGCTGCGGGTGCCCTGGCCTCGTCCGTGA
- a CDS encoding glutathione S-transferase N-terminal domain-containing protein — translation MASLSSFAITRKWPAQHPDRLQLYSLPTPNGVKVSIMLEECGLPYEPHLVDFESQDQMSPEFLSLNPNNKIPAILDPSGPEGEPLALFESGAILLYLAEKTGQFLPRTPARRHETVQWLMFQMGGIGPMFGQLGFFHKFAGREYEDKRPRDRYVAESKRLLAVLEQRLAGRAWIMGDDYTIADIAIFPWVRNLVGFYGAGELVGIEQFPEVRRVLQAFTARPAVERGLANPRRPAAA, via the coding sequence ATGGCCTCTCTCTCGAGCTTCGCCATCACCCGCAAGTGGCCGGCGCAGCATCCCGACCGCCTGCAGCTGTACTCGCTGCCCACGCCCAACGGTGTGAAGGTCTCCATCATGCTGGAGGAATGCGGCCTGCCCTACGAGCCGCACCTGGTGGACTTCGAGAGCCAGGACCAGATGTCGCCCGAGTTCCTCTCGCTCAACCCGAACAACAAGATCCCCGCCATCCTGGACCCCAGCGGGCCGGAGGGCGAGCCCCTGGCCTTGTTCGAGTCGGGCGCCATCCTGCTGTATCTCGCCGAGAAGACCGGGCAGTTCCTGCCCCGCACGCCGGCGCGCCGCCATGAAACGGTGCAGTGGTTGATGTTCCAGATGGGCGGCATCGGCCCGATGTTCGGCCAGCTCGGTTTCTTCCACAAATTCGCCGGCCGCGAGTACGAGGACAAGCGTCCGCGCGACCGCTATGTGGCCGAATCGAAGCGACTCCTGGCGGTGCTTGAGCAACGCCTGGCCGGCCGCGCCTGGATCATGGGCGACGACTACACGATCGCCGATATCGCCATCTTCCCCTGGGTGCGCAACCTGGTCGGCTTCTACGGTGCCGGCGAGCTGGTGGGGATCGAGCAGTTCCCGGAAGTCCGGCGCGTGCTGCAGGCATTCACCGCGCGCCCGGCTGTCGAGCGCGGGCTGGCGAACCCGCGGCGACCGGCCGCCGCCTGA